In Myxococcus stipitatus, the following are encoded in one genomic region:
- a CDS encoding HAD family hydrolase encodes MAIACVVLDFDGTFTDVATESAPFLEHFRDGLARALGQGVEQAWDEEVAALRAGADLLGWNLGGKVVAPATADPYLTATTAAHRIFQRLAVGTDDATRSEAVQKLYRDSYVHSATAFKPEAKEVLEALLSTGMPVTVITNAHTELVEKKLDTLAPKGRERLKVSGDARKFLLDPPDVSDARFDAVPEQQQLDGVLRRPVYLRRGRYFEALKRVWDSTGTKPEETLVAGDIYELDLALPAALGAHVQLVARDNVLPYELKAIEGLGARGGVDRSLRALLPRLR; translated from the coding sequence AGCGCGCCCTTCTTGGAACACTTTCGTGACGGACTCGCCCGTGCGCTGGGGCAGGGCGTGGAGCAGGCGTGGGACGAGGAAGTCGCGGCGCTGCGCGCGGGGGCGGACCTGCTGGGGTGGAACCTGGGGGGCAAGGTGGTGGCGCCCGCCACCGCGGACCCGTACCTGACGGCCACCACCGCGGCGCACCGCATCTTCCAGCGGCTGGCGGTGGGCACCGACGACGCGACGCGCTCGGAGGCGGTGCAGAAGCTGTATCGCGACTCCTACGTGCACTCCGCCACGGCCTTCAAGCCGGAGGCGAAGGAGGTGCTGGAGGCGCTGCTCTCCACGGGCATGCCGGTGACGGTCATCACCAACGCGCACACGGAGCTGGTGGAGAAGAAGCTGGACACGCTGGCCCCCAAGGGGCGTGAGCGCCTCAAGGTCTCCGGCGACGCGCGCAAGTTCTTGCTGGACCCGCCGGACGTGTCGGACGCGCGCTTCGATGCAGTGCCGGAGCAGCAGCAACTGGATGGCGTGTTGCGCCGGCCCGTCTACCTGCGCCGCGGCCGTTACTTCGAGGCCCTCAAGCGCGTCTGGGATTCCACGGGGACCAAGCCCGAGGAGACGCTGGTGGCCGGTGACATCTACGAGCTGGACCTGGCGCTGCCGGCCGCGCTGGGGGCACACGTGCAGTTGGTGGCTCGCGACAACGTGCTGCCGTACGAGCTGAAGGCCATCGAGGGCCTGGGGGCTCGCGGCGGCGTGGACCGCAGCCTGCGCGCGCTGCTGCCTCGCCTGCGCTGA
- the atpA gene encoding F0F1 ATP synthase subunit alpha, which produces MEIRADEISRIIREQIKDYGKKVTVAETGTVLSVGDGIARIYGLEGVLAGELVEFANGVKGLVLNLEEDNVGVAIMGDFQSIREGDTVKRTQQIASVPVGKGLLGRVVDPLGLPLDGKGPIEATETRRLEVKAPGIVKRKSVHEPLQTGIKALDALVPVGRGQRELIIGDRQTGKTAVAIDTIINQKGLNVYCIYVAIGQKQSTVAQVVEKLNRFGAMEYTTVVAANASDPAPMQFFAPYAGVAMGEYFRDNKMHALIIYDDLSKQAVAYRQLSLLLRRPPGREAYPGDVFYVHSRLLERAAKLSDEEGAGSLTALPIIETQAGDVSAYIPTNVISITDGQIFLETDLFFSGVRPAINVGLSVSRVGSAAQIKAMKQVAGTMKLDLAQYRELAAFAQFGSDLDKATQETLARGARMVELLKQGQYEPLPVERQVMQIYAATNRDDAKKRGWIRDVPVSDVVRWMREFLEFADGKHPSIAKDIASKRELTNDIKAALNKAITEFNEVFQPTPGAKV; this is translated from the coding sequence ATGGAAATCCGCGCCGACGAGATCAGCAGAATCATCCGGGAGCAGATCAAGGACTACGGCAAGAAGGTCACCGTCGCGGAGACGGGCACCGTGCTGTCCGTCGGCGACGGTATCGCGCGCATCTACGGCCTGGAGGGCGTGCTGGCCGGTGAGCTGGTGGAGTTCGCCAACGGGGTGAAGGGCCTGGTGCTCAACCTCGAGGAGGACAACGTCGGCGTCGCCATCATGGGTGACTTCCAGAGCATCCGCGAGGGTGACACCGTCAAGCGCACCCAGCAGATCGCCTCCGTGCCGGTGGGCAAGGGCCTGTTGGGCCGCGTGGTGGACCCGCTCGGTCTGCCCCTGGACGGCAAGGGCCCCATCGAGGCCACCGAGACGCGCCGCCTCGAGGTGAAGGCGCCCGGCATCGTGAAGCGCAAGAGCGTGCACGAGCCGCTGCAGACGGGCATCAAGGCGCTGGACGCGCTGGTGCCGGTGGGTCGTGGTCAGCGCGAGCTCATCATTGGTGACCGCCAGACGGGCAAGACGGCCGTCGCCATCGACACCATCATCAACCAGAAGGGCCTGAACGTTTACTGCATCTACGTGGCCATCGGCCAGAAGCAGTCGACGGTGGCGCAGGTCGTGGAGAAGCTCAACCGCTTCGGCGCCATGGAGTACACCACGGTGGTGGCGGCCAACGCCTCCGACCCGGCCCCGATGCAGTTCTTCGCGCCGTACGCCGGCGTGGCCATGGGCGAGTACTTCCGCGACAACAAGATGCACGCCCTCATCATCTACGACGACCTGTCCAAGCAGGCCGTGGCGTACCGCCAGCTGTCGCTGCTGCTGCGCCGCCCGCCGGGTCGTGAGGCGTACCCTGGCGACGTGTTCTACGTGCACAGCCGCCTGCTGGAGCGCGCCGCCAAGCTGTCCGACGAAGAGGGTGCGGGCTCCCTCACGGCGCTGCCCATCATCGAGACGCAGGCCGGCGACGTGTCCGCCTACATCCCGACGAACGTCATCTCCATCACCGACGGGCAGATCTTCCTCGAGACGGACCTGTTCTTCTCCGGCGTCCGCCCGGCCATCAACGTCGGTCTGTCCGTGTCCCGCGTCGGTTCCGCCGCGCAGATCAAGGCCATGAAGCAGGTGGCCGGCACGATGAAGCTGGACCTCGCGCAGTACCGCGAACTGGCGGCCTTCGCGCAGTTCGGCTCCGACCTGGACAAGGCCACGCAGGAGACGCTGGCCCGCGGCGCGCGCATGGTGGAGCTGCTCAAGCAGGGCCAGTACGAGCCGCTGCCCGTCGAGCGTCAGGTCATGCAGATCTACGCCGCCACCAACCGCGACGACGCCAAGAAGCGCGGCTGGATTCGCGACGTGCCTGTGTCCGACGTGGTGCGCTGGATGCGTGAGTTCCTGGAGTTCGCGGACGGCAAGCACCCGAGCATCGCGAAGGACATCGCCTCCAAGCGCGAGCTCACCAACGACATCAAGGCCGCGCTGAACAAGGCCATCACGGAGTTCAACGAGGTCTTCCAGCCCACGCCGGGCGCGAAGGTCTAG
- a CDS encoding PAS domain-containing sensor histidine kinase, whose protein sequence is MPQSLLHPLPGAPVFAVAPEEAWPFLGAVLNATGCGIALLDRELRPVWVNAALSSLSCMEARAYLGRPLVDVWPKLATSLAPLLSRALSGEHVVEAPLIGALSVGSGERHLRVGLSPAHQAGVSVGVVLWMRDDTERAQAEERMRERESHMRGVADVACDGYFLHENGTVLDANRGIAQLLGHDAPRELIGHHLIEWVAPEYRPAVMSAVSRGVETPYEVLCVRRDGRRLPLEVLGRNVTWEGRQVRLAAVWDISGRKAAEERAERTEHFREQLLGVVGHDLRTPLQTIQMGTGALQRLGGMEEPQQRLVGHMAQAARRMERMIHELLDFTRARLAGGLPVHPEPLLLDRLVERVMEERRQAHPGRTLLMETQGDLRGNWDPARLSQLADTLLGSVLQHSPESTPVWLRLVGSVGGVTLSIRNDALTVPTEDHATLFEPFRRGRPASAEGLGLGLFIARQVATAHGGRLTLESFQGGTRFVVWLPREPPVR, encoded by the coding sequence ATGCCGCAGTCCCTGCTTCACCCCCTTCCCGGTGCCCCTGTGTTCGCCGTGGCTCCGGAGGAGGCCTGGCCATTCCTGGGCGCGGTGCTCAACGCGACAGGTTGTGGCATCGCCCTGTTGGACAGGGAGCTCCGGCCCGTGTGGGTGAACGCGGCACTGTCGTCCCTCTCATGCATGGAGGCACGCGCCTACCTGGGCCGTCCCCTGGTGGACGTCTGGCCCAAGCTGGCGACGTCGCTGGCGCCGCTGCTCTCGCGGGCGTTGTCCGGGGAGCACGTGGTGGAGGCGCCGCTGATTGGCGCGCTGTCCGTGGGGAGTGGTGAGCGGCACCTGCGCGTGGGACTGTCCCCCGCGCACCAGGCCGGCGTGTCGGTGGGCGTGGTGCTGTGGATGCGGGACGACACGGAGCGCGCGCAGGCCGAGGAGCGGATGCGCGAGCGCGAGTCCCACATGCGCGGCGTCGCGGACGTGGCGTGTGACGGGTACTTCCTGCACGAGAACGGCACGGTGCTGGACGCGAACCGGGGCATCGCGCAGCTGTTGGGGCACGACGCGCCCCGGGAGTTGATCGGCCACCACCTCATCGAGTGGGTCGCCCCCGAGTACCGGCCCGCGGTGATGTCCGCGGTGTCGCGAGGCGTGGAGACGCCGTACGAGGTGCTGTGCGTGCGGCGCGACGGGCGGCGGCTTCCGCTGGAGGTGCTGGGGCGCAACGTCACCTGGGAGGGGCGGCAGGTGCGGCTGGCCGCCGTGTGGGACATCAGCGGGCGCAAGGCGGCGGAGGAGCGCGCGGAGCGGACCGAGCACTTCCGGGAGCAATTGCTCGGCGTGGTGGGCCATGACCTGCGCACGCCGCTGCAGACCATCCAGATGGGCACCGGCGCCTTGCAGCGGCTGGGCGGCATGGAAGAGCCCCAGCAGCGGCTGGTGGGCCACATGGCGCAGGCGGCGCGGCGCATGGAGCGGATGATCCACGAGTTGCTCGACTTCACCCGGGCACGCCTGGCGGGCGGGCTGCCGGTGCATCCGGAGCCGCTCCTGCTGGACCGGCTGGTGGAGCGGGTGATGGAGGAGCGGCGGCAGGCGCACCCGGGCCGCACGCTGCTGATGGAGACGCAGGGAGACCTGCGAGGGAACTGGGACCCGGCGCGGCTGTCGCAGCTGGCGGACACCCTGCTGGGCAGCGTGCTCCAGCACAGCCCGGAGTCGACGCCGGTGTGGCTGCGACTGGTGGGCTCGGTGGGGGGCGTGACGCTCTCCATCCGCAACGACGCGTTGACGGTGCCTACCGAGGACCACGCGACCCTGTTCGAGCCTTTCCGCCGGGGGCGCCCCGCCAGCGCGGAGGGCCTGGGCCTGGGGCTCTTCATCGCCCGGCAGGTGGCCACGGCGCATGGAGGCCGGCTCACGCTGGAGTCCTTCCAGGGCGGGACACGCTTCGTCGTCTGGCTGCCGCGCGAGCCACCCGTCCGCTAG
- the atpH gene encoding ATP synthase F1 subunit delta: MVNVSIARRYARALLDVSSEAGRIDAVAEQLSSFADIVAKNPELADVLHNPAYSRSQRAQVVEGVMKLIPNMETVLANTLRLLVDRNRLTYVPDIARVFRDMADARAGRVRGSVTSAAALSSDALAQLQQTLQKMTQRNVILETRVDPSLLGGVSAQVGSILYDGSLRTQLEGMRRELKQH; this comes from the coding sequence ATGGTGAACGTGTCCATCGCCCGCCGCTACGCCCGCGCCCTCCTCGATGTCTCCTCGGAGGCGGGCCGCATCGACGCCGTCGCCGAGCAGCTGTCCTCCTTCGCCGACATCGTCGCGAAGAACCCGGAGCTGGCGGACGTCCTCCACAACCCCGCCTACTCGCGCTCCCAGCGCGCCCAGGTCGTGGAAGGGGTGATGAAGCTCATCCCGAACATGGAGACCGTGCTGGCCAACACCCTGCGCCTGCTGGTCGACCGCAACCGCCTCACCTACGTGCCGGACATCGCCCGCGTCTTCCGCGACATGGCGGATGCCCGCGCCGGACGCGTCCGCGGCAGCGTCACCTCCGCCGCCGCCCTCTCCTCGGATGCCCTGGCCCAGCTCCAGCAGACGCTCCAGAAGATGACCCAGCGGAATGTCATCCTCGAGACCCGCGTGGACCCCAGCCTGCTCGGCGGCGTCTCCGCCCAGGTCGGCAGCATCCTCTACGACGGCAGCCTCCGCACCCAGTTGGAAGGCATGCGCCGCGAGCTGAAGCAGCACTAG
- a CDS encoding Hsp70 family protein yields the protein MHDPVIGIDLGTTNSAIATVEDGRPRLIPARAGGRLTPSIVGVTKGGERIVGVQAQALAEAHPDSVVWATKRFLGRRYTPELVQQAKALVPYPLVAGPSGDVRVKLGGRVMPVTQVSAMILGELALDAQAHFGRTVTKCVITVPANFDDNQRQATREAASIAGLDVVRLVNEPTAAALAYGLSRGFEGNALVFDLGGGTFDVSILDVKSGVFEVRATGGDARLGGEDFDQRIVQWLLAQVDEEFRQGVAHDAQSLRRLKVAAEAAKRELTENEEATISVPDLGDHSSPGRRTTTLETVLTRSFFETLSEPLSRRCLEACEGVMREAKMDPRSVDAVLLVGGMTRVPLMRRLVADFFGRAPSTDVHPDEAVALGAAVQADELLRQSGQALLLDVASQSLGVGVLGGRVKRLIGKNTGVPVVARDIFFPGTSGQAEARIPVYQGESEFQDENHKLGEVVLKNLHVAARGDVPLEVVFELSGEAILSVKATDLTTGNMETVRLEARAGLPHGEAEKLGAEQANYAKSQGVVDAKRAEETFRKLLERGEKLARLLQKSAQENPSPEAEAAVGTVQRLLDGGRTALDGKDAARCAAIARQLTQLLSGKQEPRA from the coding sequence ATGCACGACCCCGTCATCGGCATCGACCTGGGTACCACCAACAGCGCCATCGCCACCGTGGAAGACGGCCGGCCGCGCCTCATTCCCGCACGTGCGGGGGGCCGGCTCACGCCCTCCATCGTCGGAGTGACGAAGGGCGGCGAGCGCATCGTGGGCGTACAGGCCCAGGCGCTCGCCGAGGCCCATCCCGACTCCGTGGTGTGGGCGACCAAGCGCTTCCTGGGCCGCCGCTACACGCCGGAGCTGGTGCAGCAGGCCAAGGCGTTGGTGCCCTATCCGTTGGTCGCGGGCCCGTCTGGGGATGTGCGCGTGAAGCTGGGCGGGCGGGTGATGCCTGTCACGCAGGTCTCCGCGATGATTCTGGGGGAGCTGGCGCTCGACGCGCAGGCGCACTTCGGCCGCACCGTCACCAAGTGTGTCATCACCGTCCCCGCCAACTTCGACGACAACCAGCGTCAGGCCACGCGCGAGGCGGCCTCCATCGCCGGGTTGGACGTGGTGCGGCTGGTGAACGAGCCCACCGCGGCGGCGCTGGCGTACGGCCTGTCGCGCGGCTTCGAGGGCAACGCGCTGGTGTTCGACCTGGGCGGTGGCACCTTCGATGTGTCCATCCTCGACGTGAAGTCGGGCGTCTTCGAGGTGCGCGCCACGGGCGGCGACGCGCGGCTGGGCGGCGAGGACTTCGACCAGCGCATCGTCCAGTGGCTCCTGGCGCAGGTGGATGAGGAGTTCCGCCAGGGGGTGGCCCACGACGCGCAGAGCCTGCGCCGCTTGAAGGTGGCGGCGGAGGCGGCCAAGCGCGAGCTGACGGAGAACGAGGAGGCCACCATCTCCGTGCCGGACCTGGGGGACCACTCCTCGCCGGGCCGGCGCACCACCACGTTGGAGACGGTGCTCACGCGCTCCTTCTTCGAGACGCTGTCGGAGCCGCTGTCCCGCCGCTGCCTGGAGGCGTGCGAGGGCGTGATGCGCGAGGCGAAGATGGACCCGCGCTCCGTCGACGCGGTGCTGCTGGTGGGCGGCATGACGCGGGTGCCGCTGATGCGCCGGCTGGTGGCGGACTTCTTCGGCCGCGCGCCGTCCACGGACGTGCATCCGGACGAGGCCGTGGCGCTGGGCGCGGCGGTGCAGGCGGACGAACTCTTGCGCCAGTCGGGGCAGGCGCTGCTCCTGGACGTGGCCAGCCAGAGCCTGGGCGTGGGCGTGCTGGGCGGGCGCGTGAAGCGGCTCATCGGGAAGAACACCGGCGTGCCCGTCGTCGCGCGCGACATCTTCTTCCCGGGCACCTCCGGCCAGGCCGAGGCGCGCATCCCCGTGTACCAGGGCGAGAGCGAGTTCCAGGACGAGAACCACAAGCTGGGCGAGGTGGTGCTCAAGAACCTGCACGTGGCGGCGCGCGGAGACGTGCCGCTGGAGGTCGTCTTCGAGCTGTCGGGCGAGGCCATCCTCTCGGTGAAGGCCACGGACCTGACCACCGGCAACATGGAGACGGTGCGGCTGGAGGCGCGCGCCGGGCTGCCCCACGGTGAAGCGGAGAAGCTGGGCGCGGAGCAGGCGAACTACGCGAAGTCGCAGGGTGTGGTGGACGCGAAGCGCGCGGAGGAGACCTTCCGCAAGCTCCTGGAGCGGGGCGAGAAGCTGGCGCGGCTGCTCCAGAAGAGCGCGCAGGAGAACCCCAGCCCGGAGGCGGAGGCCGCGGTGGGCACGGTGCAGCGGCTGCTCGACGGGGGCCGCACCGCCTTGGATGGCAAGGACGCGGCGAGGTGCGCCGCCATCGCCCGGCAACTCACGCAGTTGTTGTCCGGCAAGCAGGAGCCGCGCGCCTGA
- a CDS encoding TIGR02266 family protein — translation MNAPSSTTREPVFVVDDSRTAREVVRLHLARLGCEPVTLEGGEACLAELSRRAPMLILMDLRMERMQGDEVCRAVKAHPAGRNVPVIMFTSAGEPHEVMHCWRAGADDFLPKPVVLEALQAKLVAVRGARERSKEGPPKGRRMLLVEGGRFLHTFLGGALEQEGLHVLYARDAQDAEKLASEHAALLDGFLVDVSRAPRETLALAAKLREAHPRKPLVLLSRAEESAEVLSRAQALSGAPLLEKRHLGADELLGRVLSRLVPERVPLRAAERVPFFTVVEFSPVGGGAALSGFSHDASPEGLFVRTLTPAREGTRLSLRVLLAGQRTPCSAEATVVWSNPPRLPGAFRAPAGMGLRLERMDPALTQQFVRFVPRTHGFPPSGAPRASGF, via the coding sequence ATGAATGCCCCTTCCTCCACCACGCGGGAGCCTGTGTTCGTGGTGGACGACTCGCGCACGGCGCGCGAGGTGGTGCGGCTGCACCTGGCGCGGCTGGGCTGCGAGCCGGTGACGCTCGAGGGCGGCGAGGCGTGTCTGGCGGAGTTGTCGCGCCGCGCGCCCATGCTCATCCTGATGGACCTGCGCATGGAGCGCATGCAGGGCGACGAGGTGTGCCGCGCGGTGAAGGCGCACCCGGCGGGCCGCAACGTGCCCGTCATCATGTTCACCTCCGCTGGTGAGCCGCACGAGGTGATGCACTGCTGGCGCGCGGGCGCCGACGACTTCCTGCCCAAGCCCGTGGTGCTGGAGGCCCTGCAGGCCAAGCTGGTAGCGGTCCGTGGCGCCCGTGAGCGCTCGAAGGAAGGGCCTCCGAAGGGCCGCCGGATGTTGCTCGTCGAGGGCGGGCGTTTCCTGCACACGTTCCTGGGAGGAGCGCTGGAGCAGGAGGGGCTGCACGTGTTGTACGCCCGCGACGCGCAGGACGCGGAGAAGCTCGCGAGCGAACACGCGGCGCTGCTGGATGGCTTCCTGGTCGATGTCTCGCGTGCGCCGCGTGAGACCCTGGCCCTGGCCGCGAAGTTGCGCGAGGCCCATCCGCGCAAGCCCTTGGTGTTGCTGTCGCGCGCGGAGGAGTCCGCCGAGGTGTTGTCTCGCGCGCAGGCGCTCTCGGGCGCGCCGCTGCTCGAGAAGCGGCACCTGGGCGCGGATGAGCTTCTGGGCCGGGTGTTGTCTCGGCTGGTGCCAGAGCGTGTGCCTTTGCGCGCCGCGGAGCGTGTGCCTTTCTTCACCGTGGTGGAGTTCTCTCCGGTGGGCGGAGGCGCGGCGTTGTCTGGCTTCAGCCACGACGCGAGCCCCGAGGGACTCTTCGTGCGCACCCTCACCCCCGCGCGCGAGGGGACGAGGCTGTCCCTGCGGGTGTTGCTCGCCGGACAGCGCACGCCCTGCTCCGCGGAGGCCACCGTGGTCTGGTCCAATCCGCCCCGTCTCCCCGGCGCCTTCCGCGCGCCCGCGGGCATGGGCTTGCGCCTGGAGCGCATGGACCCGGCGCTGACGCAACAGTTCGTGCGCTTCGTCCCGAGGACTCACGGTTTTCCTCCCTCCGGCGCGCCTCGGGCCTCAGGTTTCTGA
- a CDS encoding beta-propeller domain-containing protein has product MRQWKRYGWVGLAAVVVVGCDDEKQPWRLENEPVQQAARLESFEGCESLEAFIEDAAAKRMRGIVESGRPRSWWWGGGMPLPNMGGQPEDDGSGGGAPREPGDYTGTNNQVTGVHEADFVQNDGNTLFVLSGPRLYVHRSWPAEQLTLAATMEVQGWPQEMLYDKERRRLVITSQVDDGRPGQPSLWAGDSMMGAPMYCEGFACGAGRGDTLKVTVVDVSNLSSPQVTRQLFLPGTYLSARRVDGAVRLVLSDNFRWPDGVRFHPEYSRELYEDRDRLNAAIDALIVTNEKLIREQSLGGWVPSGRSVAADGRVTPLPFSCSDFYRPNASSGLGFVTVVSLDLDAQGDATEPGRTSVVSAPGQVYASVESLYLAVGHWWWWPEPNQTDYTYLHKFDIREPSRATYVGSGTVQGSLVNQFAMDEHEGVLRVATTVTTRTDDGNGGTVSVPGGVGTTSRVVTFAERDGGLKELGRSEDLAPGERIFSARFVGKRGYVVTFLQKDPLFTFDLSDPTHPRKVGALNVPGFSTYIHPLGDTHLLTFGEDRDLDGGWTSRALKVSLFDVRDLSAPKEAFTHRVGTVSSSSEALYEHKAFNFFPSKGLLAVPFMDWGQGSGDYWQGFTSELRVFRVDTAAGITPVGAVSMKDLYQRVNQNRWSWYWTPFVRRSVMADDYVYAISDAGVRVAKAPSLETPVATTYFQPPWR; this is encoded by the coding sequence ATGCGGCAATGGAAGCGCTACGGGTGGGTGGGGCTTGCGGCGGTGGTGGTGGTGGGTTGCGACGACGAGAAGCAGCCCTGGCGGTTGGAGAACGAGCCGGTGCAGCAGGCGGCCCGGTTGGAGTCCTTCGAGGGCTGTGAGTCCTTGGAGGCGTTCATCGAGGACGCCGCGGCCAAGCGCATGCGCGGAATCGTGGAGTCCGGGCGCCCCCGTTCCTGGTGGTGGGGCGGCGGAATGCCCCTGCCGAACATGGGAGGGCAGCCCGAGGACGACGGGAGCGGAGGCGGAGCGCCGCGCGAGCCGGGTGACTACACGGGCACCAACAACCAGGTGACAGGTGTACACGAGGCGGACTTCGTCCAGAACGACGGCAACACGCTCTTCGTGTTGTCGGGGCCCCGGCTGTATGTGCACCGCTCCTGGCCCGCGGAGCAGCTCACCTTGGCCGCGACGATGGAGGTCCAGGGCTGGCCCCAGGAGATGCTCTACGACAAGGAGCGCCGCCGGTTGGTCATCACCTCGCAGGTGGATGACGGCCGTCCAGGACAGCCCTCCCTCTGGGCGGGCGACTCCATGATGGGGGCGCCCATGTATTGCGAGGGCTTCGCGTGTGGCGCGGGGCGGGGCGACACGCTGAAGGTCACCGTGGTGGACGTGTCGAACCTGTCATCGCCCCAGGTGACGCGGCAGCTGTTCCTGCCGGGGACCTACCTCAGCGCTCGGCGCGTGGACGGCGCGGTGCGGCTGGTGCTCTCCGACAACTTCCGCTGGCCCGACGGCGTGCGCTTCCATCCCGAGTACTCGCGTGAGCTGTACGAGGACCGCGACCGGCTCAACGCGGCCATCGACGCGCTCATCGTCACGAACGAGAAGCTCATCCGCGAGCAGTCGCTGGGCGGCTGGGTGCCGTCGGGGCGGAGCGTGGCCGCGGATGGGCGCGTGACGCCGCTGCCCTTCTCGTGCTCGGACTTCTATCGCCCCAACGCCTCCAGCGGCCTGGGCTTCGTGACGGTGGTGTCGCTGGACCTGGACGCGCAAGGGGATGCGACGGAGCCGGGGCGCACGAGCGTGGTGTCCGCGCCCGGACAGGTCTACGCGTCCGTGGAGTCGCTCTACCTGGCGGTGGGCCACTGGTGGTGGTGGCCGGAGCCGAACCAGACCGACTACACGTACCTGCACAAGTTCGACATCCGTGAGCCGAGCCGCGCCACGTACGTCGGCAGCGGCACGGTGCAGGGCAGCCTGGTGAACCAGTTCGCCATGGACGAGCACGAAGGTGTCCTCCGCGTGGCCACCACGGTGACCACCCGGACGGATGACGGGAATGGCGGCACGGTGAGTGTCCCCGGCGGCGTGGGGACCACCAGCCGCGTCGTCACCTTCGCCGAGCGGGACGGCGGCCTGAAGGAGCTGGGGCGCAGCGAGGACCTGGCGCCGGGCGAGCGCATCTTCAGCGCGCGCTTCGTGGGCAAGCGGGGCTACGTCGTCACCTTCCTGCAGAAGGACCCGCTCTTCACCTTCGACCTGAGCGACCCGACGCATCCTCGCAAGGTGGGCGCGCTCAACGTCCCCGGCTTCTCCACGTACATCCACCCGCTGGGTGACACGCACCTGCTCACGTTCGGCGAGGACCGCGACCTGGATGGAGGCTGGACGAGCCGCGCGCTGAAGGTGTCGCTCTTCGATGTGCGCGACCTGAGCGCGCCGAAGGAAGCCTTCACGCATCGCGTGGGCACCGTGTCCAGCTCCAGCGAGGCGCTGTACGAGCACAAGGCCTTCAACTTCTTCCCGTCGAAGGGCCTGCTCGCGGTTCCGTTCATGGACTGGGGCCAGGGCTCGGGTGACTACTGGCAGGGCTTCACGAGCGAGCTGCGCGTGTTCCGCGTGGACACGGCCGCGGGCATCACCCCGGTGGGCGCGGTGTCGATGAAGGACTTGTACCAACGCGTCAACCAGAACCGGTGGAGCTGGTACTGGACGCCCTTCGTCCGCCGCAGCGTCATGGCGGATGACTACGTGTACGCCATCTCCGACGCGGGGGTGCGCGTGGCGAAGGCGCCGTCGCTCGAGACGCCGGTGGCCACGACGTACTTCCAGCCGCCCTGGCGCTGA
- a CDS encoding MATE family efflux transporter, with protein sequence MSTAVLPPQTQARPTLRIEFRALMKLAIPIAIAQAGQSLMGLVDTLVMGHAGTSALAAAGLGNGLFFAVSSFGMGLMMGLDPLLSQAIGARNESRARALLWQGGWLALVAGVVLWLLLLGVPSLLPLAGVVEPELSQTRDYLIWRSPSLPLMLAYMTVRTYLTSTANIRPLIVSTLAANVVNLLTDLLLVFGGAGLPEWTGPLRLVPALGVKGAAIDSVLCTALQLGIVLYAVKRMPAPETKPSRKPVWADLSQAIRIGTPAGLHIAAEIGVFALAGVLAAGLGPASMAAHQIAIAFSSLTFTVAVGVGNAGSVRVGWAVGARDSAQARLSGFVAFGTGAAFMSLWALVFAVFPEPLAKLAGAPADVIPLAVPLLMVSAIFQVFDGVQGVGAGVLRGVGDTRFTFIANMVGHYVVGLPLTLLLGFKLGQGVVGIWWGLCMGLIVVAFALVWRFNRVSAGVLRPIES encoded by the coding sequence ATGTCCACCGCCGTCCTACCCCCACAGACCCAGGCTCGTCCGACTCTGCGTATTGAGTTCAGGGCCTTGATGAAGCTGGCCATCCCCATCGCCATCGCGCAGGCGGGCCAGTCGCTCATGGGGTTGGTGGACACGCTGGTGATGGGGCACGCAGGCACCTCCGCGCTGGCCGCGGCGGGGTTGGGCAACGGCCTCTTCTTCGCCGTCAGCAGCTTCGGCATGGGCCTGATGATGGGACTGGACCCGCTCCTGTCCCAGGCCATTGGCGCGCGCAACGAGTCACGCGCGCGAGCCCTCTTGTGGCAGGGCGGCTGGTTGGCGCTGGTGGCGGGGGTGGTGCTGTGGCTGCTCTTGTTGGGAGTGCCCTCGCTCCTGCCCCTGGCGGGCGTGGTGGAGCCGGAGCTGTCCCAGACGCGCGACTACCTCATCTGGCGCTCGCCCAGCCTGCCGCTGATGCTGGCCTACATGACGGTGCGCACGTACCTGACGTCCACCGCGAACATCCGGCCGTTGATTGTGTCCACGCTGGCGGCCAACGTGGTGAACCTCCTGACGGACCTGCTCCTCGTCTTCGGTGGCGCGGGGCTTCCGGAGTGGACGGGCCCGCTGCGGCTGGTTCCGGCGCTGGGCGTGAAGGGCGCGGCCATCGACTCGGTGTTGTGTACGGCGTTGCAGCTGGGAATCGTGCTCTACGCGGTGAAGCGCATGCCGGCGCCGGAGACGAAGCCCTCGCGCAAGCCGGTGTGGGCGGACCTGTCCCAGGCGATTCGCATCGGAACGCCGGCGGGGCTGCACATCGCCGCGGAGATTGGTGTCTTCGCGCTGGCGGGGGTGCTCGCGGCGGGCCTGGGCCCGGCGAGCATGGCGGCGCACCAGATTGCCATCGCCTTCAGCAGCCTCACCTTCACCGTGGCGGTGGGCGTGGGCAACGCGGGCAGCGTGCGGGTGGGCTGGGCCGTGGGGGCTCGTGATTCGGCCCAGGCGCGGCTCAGTGGCTTCGTGGCCTTCGGCACGGGCGCGGCCTTCATGTCGCTGTGGGCGCTCGTCTTCGCGGTGTTCCCTGAACCCCTCGCGAAGCTGGCGGGGGCACCCGCGGACGTGATTCCCCTGGCCGTGCCGCTGCTGATGGTGAGCGCCATCTTCCAGGTGTTCGACGGCGTGCAGGGCGTGGGCGCGGGTGTGTTGCGCGGCGTGGGAGACACGCGCTTCACGTTCATCGCCAACATGGTCGGGCACTACGTGGTGGGCCTGCCGCTCACGCTCCTCTTGGGCTTCAAGCTGGGGCAGGGCGTGGTGGGCATCTGGTGGGGCCTGTGCATGGGGCTCATCGTGGTGGCGTTCGCGCTCGTGTGGCGCTTCAACCGCGTGAGCGCCGGCGTGCTGCGCCCCATCGAGTCGTGA